One Setaria viridis chromosome 7, Setaria_viridis_v4.0, whole genome shotgun sequence genomic region harbors:
- the LOC117864766 gene encoding uncharacterized protein encodes MADDNSVAKIIGLTGLALSSGASAALATGACSWCALQAYREGRLSRGWWWLRVGSLGGVSTLEQALDYDCALCRRGLDQREEVRTLSCDHVFHLRKSAKCENTIDAWLRENQMRCPVCCKIAYPVLPWKPPPASAPPAPARSPSTTDLEAQLPLPSAFVARPRRQPPRLPSEWFEDTLQPPSPSPSPSPSPSPSPSPSQ; translated from the coding sequence ATGGCCGACGACAACAGCGTCGCGAAGATCATCGGCCTCACCGGCCTCGCGCTCTCGAGCGGCGCCTCCGCTGCCTTGGCTACCGGCGCGTGCAGCTGGTGCGCGCTCCAGGCCTACCGCGAGGGCCGGCTCTCGcgagggtggtggtggctgcgCGTCGGCTCGCTCGGCGGCGTCTCGACCCTGGAGCAGGCGCTGGACTACGACTGCGCCCTGTGCCGCCGCGGCCTGGACCAGCGGGAGGAGGTCCGCACGCTCTCCTGCGACCACGTCTTCCACCTCCGCAAGAGCGCCAAGTGCGAGAACACCATCGACGCCTGGCTCCGCGAGAACCAAATGCGCTGCCCGGTCTGCTGCAAGATCGCCTACCCCGTGCTGCCATggaagccgccgccggcatccgcgccaccggcgcccgcgcggtcgccgtcgacgacggATTTGGAGGCTCAGCTACCGCTGCCGTCGGCCTTTGTGGCGCGACCGCGGAGGCAACCGCCGCGGCTGCCGTCGGAGTGGTTCGAGGATACACTACagccgccatcgccatcgccatcaccatcgccatcgccatcgccatcgccatcgccatcgcagTAG